From a region of the Ktedonobacterales bacterium genome:
- a CDS encoding NAD-binding protein, whose translation MHDSFQPGDEMEEGMTTEEPIRVIIVGAGHLGAWLATLLDKQGYHVTVIAPNPLDFERLGNDFSGMTILGDGTQAEILERAEIKTARVLIAVTNHDTENLLISQTARVMYQTPLVLCGLEDPLLKETFQGHGFTIITRIEIEIPHFLKVLPQ comes from the coding sequence ATGCACGACTCATTCCAGCCAGGAGATGAAATGGAGGAAGGGATGACCACCGAGGAACCGATTCGGGTCATAATTGTCGGGGCCGGACACCTGGGAGCCTGGCTCGCCACGCTCCTGGACAAGCAGGGCTATCACGTGACCGTTATCGCCCCCAACCCTCTGGATTTCGAGCGATTGGGTAATGATTTCAGCGGGATGACGATCCTGGGCGACGGTACGCAGGCCGAGATTTTGGAGCGGGCGGAGATCAAGACGGCCAGGGTTCTGATAGCCGTGACGAATCACGATACTGAGAATCTGCTGATCAGTCAGACGGCGCGGGTGATGTATCAGACGCCGCTGGTCCTCTGCGGCCTGGAAGACCCGCTGCTCAAAGAGACGTTTCAAGGTCACGGGTTCACGATCATTACGCGGATCGAAATTGAGATTCCGCACTTTCTAAAGGTGCTGCCGCAGTGA
- a CDS encoding carbon starvation CstA family protein, with protein MSSPFWFVLLALIGYFIAYQFYGKWYDRKVWKPDSKRTTPAHMYTDGVEFFPVSKYVLWGYQFKSVAALGPVLGPFIALQFGWLPALIWIVVGNFFIGWLQDYGAIMVSIRNQGRSFGPISYEFTGAGGRKTLLGFILVYLLIVSATFIFLIALFWKIFPGTPVATLGVLITGVIAGQLLYRAKMNIGVVTVISLILLILSLVAGNYLQIPASFTTSLGDWSIPFWAVVCCIVLYLGSILPLPRFIQPINYVSFFPTFIAVILILIGALVSPLTNITIHQSAWVGAYATGLGPIWPILFVAIACGAISGWHSLVSSSSTSKQLDIETDAHPIGAGAMLSEGLLALASLAAYVVVANAGSLGSVGSWVVGAVSLTQPFLGGASAAGFLQVYFGVALILFAITVQSLVTRFWRLVSAEVTGEGGFRVFGQKHIATSVGLVIPLAFAITGSWWNLWLYFGGANQLMAALALWLISIHLVRTRAPSLYTLIPAVFMTVTTLAAIGFEAYYFLYAVIQGKPLVSTTAGTPLSGKVLSQTATNVALVFNGVFFVVGIVLFALGLRMAWLVYQSYMRSRPASQAPAAAPGIATGD; from the coding sequence ATGTCGTCACCTTTCTGGTTTGTCCTTTTGGCGCTGATAGGGTACTTTATCGCCTATCAGTTTTATGGCAAGTGGTATGACCGCAAGGTCTGGAAGCCTGATAGCAAGCGCACCACGCCCGCGCATATGTACACGGATGGCGTGGAGTTCTTCCCCGTCAGCAAGTATGTCCTGTGGGGGTATCAATTCAAGAGCGTTGCTGCGCTCGGCCCCGTCCTTGGCCCCTTCATTGCGCTTCAGTTTGGTTGGCTCCCCGCATTAATCTGGATTGTGGTTGGCAATTTCTTCATCGGCTGGTTGCAGGACTATGGCGCGATCATGGTCTCCATTCGCAATCAGGGGCGCTCGTTCGGGCCGATCAGCTACGAGTTCACCGGGGCTGGTGGCCGCAAAACTCTGCTTGGTTTTATCCTGGTGTACCTGCTGATCGTTTCGGCTACGTTTATCTTCCTGATCGCGCTGTTCTGGAAGATATTCCCCGGCACACCTGTTGCTACGCTGGGCGTTCTCATCACGGGGGTGATAGCCGGGCAACTGCTCTACCGGGCGAAGATGAACATTGGCGTAGTGACCGTGATCTCGCTGATCTTGCTTATACTCAGCCTGGTCGCTGGCAACTACCTTCAGATTCCCGCCAGCTTCACCACGTCGCTTGGAGACTGGTCCATTCCGTTCTGGGCGGTGGTCTGCTGCATCGTCCTGTACCTGGGTTCGATCCTGCCGCTGCCCAGGTTCATTCAGCCGATCAACTATGTCTCCTTCTTCCCCACGTTTATCGCGGTGATCCTGATTCTGATCGGCGCGCTGGTGTCGCCGCTGACAAACATCACGATTCATCAGAGCGCCTGGGTAGGCGCGTATGCCACCGGGCTTGGCCCCATCTGGCCGATTCTGTTTGTTGCCATCGCGTGTGGCGCGATCTCCGGCTGGCATAGTCTGGTGAGCAGTTCCAGCACGTCGAAGCAGCTTGACATCGAGACCGACGCGCACCCCATCGGCGCGGGGGCGATGCTCTCCGAAGGGCTGCTGGCGCTGGCCTCTCTGGCGGCGTATGTGGTGGTTGCCAATGCTGGCAGCCTGGGCAGTGTGGGATCGTGGGTAGTTGGCGCGGTGAGCCTGACCCAGCCGTTCCTGGGTGGGGCGTCGGCTGCCGGTTTCCTGCAAGTCTACTTTGGCGTGGCGCTGATTCTGTTTGCGATCACGGTACAATCGCTGGTGACACGCTTCTGGCGGCTGGTCTCGGCAGAGGTAACCGGTGAAGGCGGGTTCCGCGTCTTCGGCCAGAAGCACATCGCTACCAGCGTCGGTCTGGTGATTCCCCTGGCCTTTGCGATCACGGGAAGCTGGTGGAATCTCTGGCTCTACTTCGGCGGCGCGAACCAGTTGATGGCTGCTCTGGCGCTCTGGCTTATCAGCATTCATCTGGTGCGCACGCGCGCGCCCAGCCTGTACACACTGATTCCGGCGGTGTTTATGACGGTTACAACGCTGGCGGCGATTGGCTTCGAGGCGTACTACTTCCTGTACGCGGTGATTCAGGGCAAGCCGCTGGTTTCCACCACCGCAGGCACCCCACTCAGCGGCAAGGTACTCAGCCAGACCGCAACCAATGTGGCGCTGGTGTTCAACGGCGTCTTCTTCGTGGTGGGTATTGTCTTGTTTGCGCTGGGTCTGCGGATGGCCTGGCTAGTGTATCAATCCTACATGCGGTCCCGCCCGGCGTCGCAGGCTCCGGCGGCGGCCCCAGGCATTGCCACTGGCGACTGA
- a CDS encoding ArsA family ATPase, with amino-acid sequence MAELIGAGGLSKFFRQHGTPEIVIFAGKGGLGKTTSSASLAYHMAQSEGKRTLCFSTDPQASLSDIFEHDFYGKGVIELLPRLHVVEIDADRRVADYQAQVRRKIMDMYGLDAVPKEIDEYIDSTSAEPAMYESATYDAMAELVAQRDCDLYVFDMPPFGHGVRMVAMADILSRWVDKITEARTKVAEYDAVAASLKGAKATEDMVLKELTTIRSKIKTFTDMITDRQRTAFFMVLIPERMAILDTERALQMFRDLGITLSGLVVNQVYPVEMLDTAGLSDFTRKRILMQQQYVQQIQRVFGDTVVATMPMFPREPKGLTMLEEVAGYLMGKQTPGGTV; translated from the coding sequence ATGGCCGAGTTGATTGGGGCTGGAGGGCTGAGCAAGTTTTTCCGGCAGCATGGGACGCCGGAGATCGTGATTTTTGCTGGCAAAGGCGGGCTGGGCAAGACGACATCGAGCGCCAGCCTGGCCTATCATATGGCGCAGAGCGAGGGGAAACGGACCCTCTGCTTCAGCACTGATCCGCAGGCTTCGCTCTCCGATATTTTCGAGCATGACTTTTATGGCAAGGGGGTGATTGAACTCCTGCCCAGGCTGCATGTGGTGGAGATTGATGCTGACCGGCGGGTTGCCGATTACCAGGCCCAGGTCAGGCGGAAGATCATGGATATGTATGGCCTGGACGCGGTACCCAAAGAGATTGACGAGTACATTGATTCAACGTCTGCCGAGCCAGCCATGTACGAATCGGCAACGTATGATGCGATGGCGGAACTGGTGGCTCAGCGCGATTGCGATCTCTATGTCTTTGATATGCCCCCCTTTGGGCATGGCGTGCGCATGGTGGCGATGGCCGACATTCTCTCGCGCTGGGTGGATAAGATCACGGAGGCGCGCACCAAAGTTGCCGAATATGACGCGGTGGCGGCTTCGCTCAAGGGGGCCAAAGCCACCGAAGATATGGTGCTGAAAGAGCTTACGACGATCCGCTCCAAAATCAAGACGTTCACCGATATGATTACGGATCGCCAGCGAACGGCCTTTTTCATGGTGCTGATTCCTGAGCGGATGGCGATTCTGGATACTGAGCGGGCGCTCCAGATGTTCAGAGACCTGGGCATTACGCTTTCCGGCCTGGTCGTCAATCAGGTCTATCCGGTGGAGATGCTTGACACTGCCGGGCTGAGTGACTTCACGCGCAAGCGTATCCTGATGCAGCAGCAGTATGTCCAGCAGATTCAGCGGGTATTCGGCGATACGGTGGTGGCGACGATGCCGATGTTCCCACGAGAACCCAAGGGATTGACGATGCTTGAGGAAGTGGCGGGGTATCTCATGGGCAAGCAGACGCCAGGGGGAACGGTCTGA
- a CDS encoding ArsA family ATPase, with protein MQHTLTQLLDEKPGLRFIFTGGKGGVGKTVSAAAIAIRFAEQGKRALLASLNPVHSLSSVFGQPLSGGSVAPVKGVSGLFAVEVETHEVVGRYRENIGRRVREFLKWADIPIDAKPFVDIAVTNPAFEESAMFDKMMDIMLGERGNYDVIVFDTAAVANAVRLIGLSKIYGLWLGRMIESRKQALSLRVQLSFRKERVMDEVKKDPLMADLINMNERFLQVKDLLIDPEQTAFFFVTLPLALPIAVVKRFIGMVREYNIPVGGVLVNEVLPTDVVSRHPDETYLQNKYQEQLGYMRAIKNDLGELVCGFIPLYDGEVVGLEIVRVVAGDLLKSEPTYWSSL; from the coding sequence ATGCAACACACACTCACACAGTTGCTCGACGAGAAACCAGGGCTGCGGTTTATCTTCACTGGCGGCAAGGGTGGGGTGGGTAAGACGGTGAGCGCCGCCGCGATTGCTATCAGATTTGCCGAACAAGGCAAGCGCGCGCTGCTGGCGTCGCTCAATCCGGTGCATTCGCTCAGCAGCGTCTTTGGGCAGCCCCTTTCCGGTGGCTCGGTGGCTCCGGTGAAGGGCGTTTCTGGCCTCTTCGCGGTTGAGGTGGAGACGCATGAAGTGGTGGGTCGCTATCGGGAGAATATTGGGCGTCGGGTGCGGGAGTTCTTGAAGTGGGCCGATATTCCCATAGACGCGAAGCCGTTTGTGGATATTGCTGTGACGAATCCGGCGTTCGAGGAGAGCGCGATGTTTGATAAGATGATGGACATCATGTTGGGCGAGCGCGGCAATTATGATGTCATCGTCTTTGATACCGCCGCCGTCGCCAACGCGGTCCGGCTGATTGGCCTCAGCAAGATTTATGGCCTCTGGCTGGGACGGATGATCGAGAGCCGCAAGCAAGCTCTTTCGCTGCGGGTGCAGCTTTCGTTCCGCAAGGAGCGTGTGATGGATGAGGTTAAGAAAGACCCGCTGATGGCTGACCTGATCAATATGAACGAGCGCTTCTTGCAGGTGAAGGATTTGCTGATTGACCCGGAGCAGACGGCCTTCTTCTTTGTGACGCTGCCGCTGGCGCTGCCTATCGCGGTGGTCAAGCGTTTTATCGGCATGGTGCGCGAGTATAACATTCCAGTGGGTGGTGTGCTGGTCAACGAGGTGCTTCCGACGGATGTGGTGAGCAGGCATCCAGATGAGACGTACTTGCAGAATAAGTATCAAGAGCAGCTTGGATATATGCGCGCCATCAAGAACGATCTTGGCGAACTGGTGTGCGGGTTTATCCCGTTGTATGACGGCGAAGTGGTCGGCCTGGAGATCGTGCGGGTTGTCGCTGGCGATCTGCTGAAGTCCGAGCCGACGTATTGGAGCAGCCTATGA